The proteins below come from a single Macaca fascicularis isolate 582-1 chromosome 9, T2T-MFA8v1.1 genomic window:
- the LOC102139307 gene encoding uncharacterized protein isoform X1, which produces MNVMNVKNVFLGNLPSLYIGESTQERNPINVRNVGNAFLGIHTSYYIRELTQERNPINVRNVEKVSFISHILQYIREFTWEKPYECNQCGKTFISNSVLIIHHKTHTGEKPCECNECGKSFSRSSYLIIHQRTHTGEKPYECKICGKTFCHKSDVTKHQKTHIGGKPYECIQCGKTFSHNSGLKVHQRTHTKEKPYEYTEYGKSFSEKSVLTVHQRIHTGEKPYKCNECGKTFYNKSDLTKHQRTHTGKKPYRCKECGKFFSRNSYLTIHQRMHTGDKPFVCKKCGKTLYHKADYTVHKRTHRGEKSYYCNECGKTFICNSVLNSHQRKHMGEKPYGCNECGKSFSEKSVLTVHQRIHTGEKPYKCNECGKYYHKSDLTKHQRTHTREKPYECSQCGKSFSCSLGLKVYQRRHTREKPYGCKQCGETL; this is translated from the coding sequence atgaatgtaatgaatgtgaaaaatgtttttctaggAAATCTCCCCTCACTTTACATCGGAGAgtccacacaggagagaaaccctataaatgtaaggaatgtgggaaatgCTTTTCTAGGAATTCACACCTCATAttacatcagagaactcacacaggagagaaaccctataaatgtaaggAATGTAGAAAAAGTTTCTTTCATAAGTCATATCTTACAgtacatcagagaattcacatgGGAGAAACCCTACGAATGTAATCAATGTGGAAAAACCTTCATAAGCAACTCTGTCCTCATAATACATCATAAAACACACACAGGTGAGAAACCCTgtgaatgtaatgaatgtgggaaatctTTCTCTAGGAGTTCATATCTTATAatacatcagagaactcacacaggcgagaaaccctatgaatgtaagataTGTGGCAAAACCTTTTGCCACAAGTCTGATGTCACTAAACATCAGAAGACTCACATAGGGggaaaaccctatgaatgtattCAGTGTGGGAAAACTTTTAGTCATAACTCAGGCCTAAAAGTACATCAGAGAACACATACAAAGGAGAAACCCTATGAATATACTGAGTACGGGAAATCCTTCTCTGAGAAATCAGTCCTTACAGTACATCAGAGAATACACACAGGGGAAAAACCttataaatgtaatgaatgtggaaaaaccTTCTACAATAAATCAGACCTAACCAAACATCAGAGAACACACACAGGTAAGAAGCCCTATagatgtaaggaatgtgggaaattcTTCTCTAGGAATTCATACCTTACAATACACCAGAGAATGCATACAGGAGACAAACCCTTTGTGTGTAAAAAATGTGGGAAAACCTTATACCATAAGGCAGACTATACAGTACATAAGAGAACACACAGAGGGGAGAAGTCTTATTActgtaatgaatgtgggaaaaccTTTATTTGCAACTCAGTCCTCAACTCCCATCAGAGAAAACACATGGGGGAGAAGCCCTATGGGTGTAATGAGTGTGGGAAGTCCTTCTCTGAGAAATCAGTTCTTACTGTACATCAGAGAATACACACAGGGGAAAAACCttataaatgtaatgaatgtgggaagtACTATCATAAGTCAGATCTCACTAAACATCAGAGAACACACACAagggagaaaccctatgaatgtagtCAGTGTGGGAAAAGCTTCAGTTGCAGCTTAGGTCTCAAAGTATATCAGAGAAGACACACAAGGGAGAAACCCTATGGATGTAAGCAGTGTGGGGAAACCCTCTGA